Proteins encoded by one window of Phycisphaerae bacterium:
- a CDS encoding rhomboid family intramembrane serine protease — translation MILPIRTSIRPWRTPYANYALIIVNVICFLLTYQPHRSAITGSGEVLRDWAVPFMLTPLRPYLWQFVSYAFLHSGILHIAGNMFFLYLFGNNVNDKLGHINYLCLYLGGAVFAGVGHTLFHINPVLGASGAVAAVTGAYLVLFPQTLITVLYWFFFIGTMELSALYFIAFKLIVWDNIVEPRFSPDAIAYGAHLAGYAFGIVAILVMLATGLISSSRFDLWSMIKQWNQRRRYRDVVSEGYDPFTGLTTAREINVKEVKKTAAQQQQEEKTRQLRNEIAGRILQHNLPAAAEAYLELVGLDNEQILPRQQLLDIANQLTSESKHAESAQAYEKFLTRYSNYEYVEQVELMLGILYSRYLQKPELAIKHLQSAAQKLSDSGQVKMCNDELAKLQKK, via the coding sequence ATGATATTACCCATTCGGACAAGTATTCGGCCATGGCGGACACCATACGCGAATTACGCCTTGATAATCGTCAACGTGATATGTTTTTTACTAACATACCAGCCTCATAGAAGTGCGATTACAGGATCAGGGGAGGTTCTGCGAGATTGGGCGGTGCCATTTATGCTCACCCCCCTTCGACCATATTTGTGGCAGTTTGTGAGCTATGCCTTTTTGCACAGCGGTATCCTGCACATTGCCGGCAATATGTTCTTTTTGTATCTGTTCGGCAACAATGTTAATGACAAGCTCGGCCACATCAATTATTTGTGCCTTTATCTTGGGGGAGCGGTTTTCGCCGGCGTTGGTCATACACTCTTTCATATCAACCCCGTCCTTGGCGCCAGCGGGGCTGTGGCTGCTGTAACTGGCGCCTATCTGGTTCTGTTTCCGCAGACGTTAATCACCGTTTTATACTGGTTTTTCTTCATCGGGACAATGGAACTGTCAGCATTATACTTTATCGCCTTTAAGCTGATTGTCTGGGACAATATTGTCGAGCCGAGATTCTCACCTGATGCGATTGCATACGGTGCACATCTGGCAGGATATGCTTTCGGCATTGTAGCTATATTAGTTATGCTCGCCACCGGCTTGATAAGCAGCAGTCGTTTCGATTTATGGTCGATGATAAAACAATGGAATCAGCGTCGTCGTTATCGCGATGTTGTCTCAGAGGGGTACGACCCCTTTACCGGCCTGACAACGGCCAGGGAAATAAATGTAAAAGAGGTCAAGAAAACGGCCGCTCAGCAGCAGCAAGAGGAAAAAACCAGGCAACTCCGCAATGAAATAGCCGGCCGAATACTTCAGCACAACCTGCCTGCCGCGGCTGAAGCTTATCTTGAGCTTGTCGGGCTCGATAATGAGCAGATTCTGCCGAGACAGCAACTGCTGGATATTGCCAATCAGCTTACCAGCGAGAGCAAACACGCTGAATCGGCACAGGCCTACGAAAAGTTTTTAACTCGCTACAGCAACTACGAATACGTTGAGCAAGTGGAGCTGATGCTGGGCATATTGTATTCACGCTATCTCCAGAAGCCAGAACTGGCAATAAAGCACCTGCAGTCCGCAGCCCAAAAGCTGTCCGACAGCGGCCAGGTTAAAATGTGCAACGACGAGCTCGCCAAGTTGCAAAAAAAATAG
- the purD gene encoding phosphoribosylamine--glycine ligase, whose amino-acid sequence MNVLLIGSGGREHAIAWKLAQSKNLDKLYIAPGNPGTAQCGENIPIGANDTGKLVNFAKQNNVALVVVGPEDPLAAGAVDVFETAGVKAFGPSGGAAQLEADKAFSKQMMRASAISSAEGQVFERFADAKAYIASRDAPVVVKAAGLAKGKGVFVCDDPADGIVAAEKIMCGKIFGTAGDKIVVEDKLLGEEASILAFVDGKSIYVMESSQDHKAIGDGDTGPNTGGMGAYSPAPVVTDAMMDKITREILVPIVDGMNRNGTPYKGVLYAGVMVTAGGPRVLEFNVRFGDPETQPILMRLKSDLLEVMLAVCDGRLDEVTLQWDPRPAVCVVIAAGGYPGEYEKGKIITGIAQAEQLADVVVFHAGTAAKDASIVTSGGRVLGVTAMGQTIAKAKARAYEAVDKIKFDGAYCRRDIADKAIRMTI is encoded by the coding sequence ATGAACGTATTGTTAATCGGCAGCGGCGGACGTGAGCATGCTATCGCCTGGAAGCTTGCTCAATCGAAAAATTTAGACAAGCTCTATATCGCTCCGGGCAACCCAGGCACGGCTCAATGCGGGGAAAATATTCCTATCGGCGCCAATGATACCGGCAAGCTGGTGAACTTTGCCAAACAGAACAACGTTGCTCTTGTGGTGGTTGGGCCGGAAGACCCCCTTGCGGCAGGGGCGGTAGATGTGTTTGAAACAGCGGGGGTAAAAGCGTTCGGTCCCAGCGGAGGCGCCGCACAGCTTGAAGCTGACAAGGCGTTTTCAAAACAGATGATGCGCGCCAGCGCCATCTCCAGCGCAGAAGGGCAGGTCTTCGAGAGGTTTGCCGACGCCAAAGCATATATTGCAAGCAGGGACGCCCCGGTGGTGGTAAAAGCAGCGGGGCTTGCAAAGGGCAAAGGTGTCTTTGTCTGCGATGACCCTGCCGACGGCATCGTCGCGGCAGAAAAAATAATGTGCGGCAAAATATTCGGCACGGCAGGGGACAAAATCGTCGTCGAAGATAAACTGCTCGGCGAAGAGGCTTCTATACTGGCTTTCGTGGACGGCAAAAGTATTTACGTTATGGAGTCGTCGCAGGACCACAAAGCCATTGGTGATGGTGACACCGGTCCGAACACCGGAGGCATGGGCGCATACAGCCCTGCGCCGGTGGTTACTGATGCGATGATGGACAAAATAACACGCGAAATTCTTGTGCCGATAGTAGATGGTATGAATCGCAACGGCACGCCGTATAAAGGTGTGCTGTATGCGGGAGTTATGGTTACCGCAGGCGGACCGAGGGTGCTCGAATTTAATGTTCGTTTCGGCGACCCGGAAACCCAGCCGATTCTGATGCGGCTGAAAAGCGATTTGCTGGAGGTTATGCTGGCGGTTTGTGACGGCAGGCTGGATGAGGTTACACTCCAGTGGGACCCAAGGCCGGCTGTTTGTGTGGTCATTGCTGCGGGTGGTTACCCGGGAGAGTATGAAAAAGGGAAAATAATAACCGGCATAGCCCAGGCCGAACAGCTCGCCGATGTTGTCGTGTTCCACGCAGGTACTGCTGCAAAAGATGCAAGTATCGTTACCAGTGGCGGCAGAGTCTTGGGTGTGACTGCTATGGGGCAAACTATAGCAAAGGCAAAAGCAAGAGCGTATGAAGCCGTAGATAAGATAAAATTCGACGGCGCCTATTGCCGGCGGGATATTGCAGACAAAGCAATAAGAATGACGATATAG
- the csrA gene encoding carbon storage regulator CsrA gives MLVLSRQKDESIMIGDDVEITIVDVRGDKVRLGIAAPKDIPVHRKEVYEAIQREKSEQKKTQA, from the coding sequence ATGTTGGTTCTAAGCAGACAAAAAGATGAATCGATTATGATTGGCGATGACGTCGAGATTACCATTGTAGATGTCCGCGGGGACAAGGTTCGTCTCGGTATAGCGGCCCCGAAGGATATACCTGTTCATCGCAAGGAAGTATACGAAGCGATTCAGCGCGAAAAGAGCGAACAAAAAAAGACCCAGGCGTAA
- a CDS encoding electron-transfer flavoprotein:ubiquinone oxidoreductase → MSNDKDYNKTDVLIVGAGPAGLACAIRLKAQRPNIDVCVIEKAADLGNHNLSGAALEAESLHTLLDSAVQRWQDSASAKDVLANKVSRDDVMFFLGKRISFNISLAIKLAKIFRLGFGQMIHKGDYIVSVSKLTKWMGQIAKELGVEVLTGFAAEDIIFNESIQQVKGIKLVSQGFDKSGQKQPNFIEGETIDADFIVLAEGCDGLLTEKFIQKAGLKRQCPQLYSVGVKELIKVSGEQYSEFTSGRVVHAMGYPLWTPVLGPGMFGGGVMYPAGDNNIAVGMIVGADWKYCDFNPEDALTNFKNHSFVKRFIAGGVVLEAGAKMIPEGGYYAIPRDPQTGSIGKGNCIIVGDSAGFVNMLKIKGLHNAICSGIAAAKAIAETRDLSEIAAARYTELIDSSNVAKEMASARNFRQTVAKFGALLGMPISVLGGFLPKFKIEEDYKAMTAARYKLKPEQQFDKDTFTAMAATRHREEQPSHLKILDSIVCRTKCTPKFESPCITFCPAGVYETVHDEVKPANPSNCVHCKTCQRKCPFDNIRWTVPEGSGGPRYKRM, encoded by the coding sequence ATGTCAAACGATAAAGACTACAACAAGACAGATGTCCTGATAGTCGGCGCGGGGCCGGCGGGCCTGGCTTGCGCGATACGGCTAAAAGCGCAAAGGCCGAATATTGATGTTTGCGTAATAGAAAAGGCCGCCGATTTGGGCAATCACAATCTCTCCGGCGCGGCCTTGGAGGCTGAATCGCTGCATACGCTGCTGGATTCGGCAGTTCAGAGATGGCAGGATAGTGCCTCGGCGAAAGATGTATTGGCAAATAAGGTCAGCAGAGATGATGTGATGTTCTTTTTGGGAAAGAGAATATCGTTTAATATCTCACTTGCAATTAAGCTTGCCAAAATATTCAGGCTTGGCTTCGGCCAGATGATACATAAAGGCGATTACATTGTATCGGTAAGCAAGCTGACGAAATGGATGGGGCAGATTGCGAAAGAGCTCGGCGTCGAAGTGCTGACCGGCTTTGCGGCTGAAGACATAATTTTCAATGAATCGATACAGCAAGTAAAAGGCATCAAGCTTGTTAGTCAGGGGTTCGACAAAAGCGGGCAAAAGCAGCCTAATTTTATTGAGGGTGAAACGATAGACGCTGATTTCATTGTGCTTGCCGAGGGCTGCGACGGGTTGTTGACCGAAAAATTCATACAGAAAGCTGGTCTTAAAAGGCAATGTCCCCAACTTTATTCGGTTGGCGTCAAGGAGCTTATAAAGGTAAGCGGCGAGCAGTATAGCGAATTCACTTCCGGCCGTGTCGTTCACGCTATGGGCTATCCGTTATGGACGCCTGTTTTAGGCCCGGGAATGTTCGGCGGCGGAGTAATGTATCCTGCCGGGGATAATAATATTGCCGTTGGTATGATTGTCGGTGCCGACTGGAAATACTGCGATTTTAATCCGGAGGATGCGCTGACGAATTTCAAGAACCACAGTTTTGTAAAGCGGTTTATCGCCGGCGGGGTAGTATTGGAGGCCGGCGCAAAAATGATTCCCGAAGGCGGATACTACGCTATTCCGAGAGACCCGCAAACAGGTTCTATCGGCAAAGGCAATTGCATAATAGTCGGCGACAGCGCAGGCTTCGTGAACATGCTCAAAATCAAGGGGCTGCACAATGCTATTTGTTCAGGAATAGCGGCAGCAAAGGCTATCGCCGAAACGCGGGATTTATCCGAGATCGCAGCAGCCAGATATACCGAGTTAATCGATAGCTCGAATGTTGCCAAAGAGATGGCCTCGGCAAGAAACTTCCGCCAGACCGTCGCGAAGTTCGGGGCTTTGCTGGGGATGCCGATTTCTGTTCTTGGCGGGTTTTTACCAAAGTTTAAGATTGAAGAAGATTATAAGGCGATGACTGCTGCTCGATATAAATTAAAACCCGAACAGCAATTCGATAAAGACACCTTTACAGCAATGGCGGCGACAAGGCACCGCGAGGAGCAGCCCAGCCACCTTAAAATTTTAGATAGCATAGTCTGTCGGACGAAATGCACGCCTAAGTTCGAAAGCCCCTGCATTACATTTTGCCCCGCGGGAGTATATGAAACAGTACACGATGAGGTAAAGCCGGCCAATCCGTCAAATTGCGTGCACTGCAAAACCTGCCAGAGAAAATGTCCCTTCGACAATATCAGGTGGACTGTTCCGGAAGGCTCAGGCGGACCGCGTTATAAAAGGATGTGA
- a CDS encoding FAD-binding protein, translating into MSNYIVLTKQVPDITQITDNAFDPETGTLIRSRLVGVINELDTQALAFANYMKTTSGDADGRIVALTMGPPMAEEVLRYTLARCADMAVLLTDKALGGADTWATANPLAYAIRRIAKDFFNGNGDYYVVCGMQSVDGDTAQVPPQIAEELSLPCVAYATKAEFRNGRFEFTRIISGGSQVVAPKKLPAVITVAKYEYPLFATFVGTRRANRMKVVQWSGDDIKAAYIGAKGSKTSVIRVFPPGKSTRKCKQLGDVKTLAKLLVDSFKSGRAEPDFAGSGQMSRYVLPSRRVARFGRDFERTRKENEDFKILYQTLMELGVGKISRIDESIKEKILAVAGGHFHKKALEDMINGLQLTEPSFAGEVWVVAEYDLGTLHPATFELIGKARELADSLETKVGVCLAGQRVGPMAKELIVAGADNIYVIEDELLSVFDPSAYCKAVADCISTYWPQIVLFAATARGRMLAPMVSYRVGCGLTADCTSFDIRDSSRTGRIAILMQTRPALGGNVMATICTKDSKSQMATVRPGVMKRIPPDQSRTGEVIEHKVRLCEDDINLEIIKTETGAGVANFNVEVIVSGGKGMQSRDNYERLVGSLCDCLSDKLDTSVERGASRAAVEQGFIERIHQVGQTGTSVGPKLYIALGVSGAIQHMIGVANAGTIIAINSDPNAPIFKQCDYYMVGIAEDIVPQLVLALKAE; encoded by the coding sequence ATGAGTAATTATATAGTTTTGACAAAACAGGTTCCGGACATAACGCAAATAACCGACAATGCGTTTGACCCTGAGACCGGAACGCTCATCAGGAGCCGCTTGGTCGGTGTAATCAACGAGCTGGACACGCAGGCGCTGGCTTTTGCGAACTATATGAAAACAACAAGCGGCGACGCTGACGGCAGAATCGTTGCCTTAACTATGGGGCCGCCGATGGCTGAAGAAGTTCTGCGATATACCCTCGCCCGGTGTGCCGATATGGCGGTGCTGTTGACCGACAAAGCTCTGGGCGGCGCCGATACGTGGGCGACGGCGAATCCACTGGCCTATGCAATCAGAAGGATAGCTAAAGACTTCTTCAATGGAAACGGCGATTATTATGTAGTTTGTGGGATGCAATCGGTGGATGGGGACACCGCTCAGGTACCTCCGCAGATTGCCGAGGAGCTGTCCCTGCCGTGCGTAGCCTACGCCACGAAAGCAGAATTCAGAAACGGCCGTTTTGAATTCACGCGGATTATCAGCGGCGGCAGTCAGGTTGTTGCCCCTAAAAAGCTGCCGGCGGTAATCACAGTTGCCAAATACGAGTATCCGCTGTTTGCGACGTTTGTAGGGACGCGGCGGGCAAACAGGATGAAAGTTGTGCAGTGGAGCGGCGATGACATCAAAGCGGCTTACATCGGCGCCAAAGGCTCAAAGACAAGCGTAATCCGGGTTTTCCCGCCGGGCAAAAGCACTAGAAAATGTAAGCAGCTCGGTGATGTAAAGACATTGGCTAAATTGCTTGTTGACAGCTTCAAAAGCGGCAGGGCAGAGCCTGACTTCGCCGGCAGCGGTCAAATGAGCCGCTATGTTTTGCCGAGCAGGCGGGTGGCCAGGTTCGGGAGAGACTTCGAGAGAACAAGAAAGGAAAACGAGGATTTTAAAATTTTATACCAGACGCTGATGGAATTAGGCGTTGGAAAAATCAGCCGGATTGATGAAAGCATTAAGGAAAAGATACTTGCTGTCGCAGGCGGGCATTTTCACAAGAAAGCGTTGGAAGATATGATAAACGGCCTGCAGTTAACCGAACCGAGTTTCGCCGGCGAGGTTTGGGTCGTCGCCGAGTATGATTTAGGGACACTGCATCCGGCGACGTTCGAGCTTATAGGCAAGGCTCGCGAGCTTGCGGACTCTTTAGAGACCAAAGTAGGCGTATGTTTAGCAGGGCAGCGGGTGGGACCGATGGCAAAAGAACTAATCGTCGCCGGTGCGGATAATATCTACGTTATCGAGGATGAGCTGTTGAGTGTATTTGACCCGAGCGCGTATTGCAAAGCTGTTGCCGATTGTATCAGCACGTACTGGCCTCAAATTGTCCTGTTTGCTGCGACAGCCCGCGGCAGAATGCTTGCGCCTATGGTTTCCTACAGGGTTGGCTGCGGACTTACCGCCGACTGTACTTCATTCGATATAAGGGACAGCTCACGAACAGGCCGCATAGCTATCCTTATGCAGACGAGGCCAGCGCTGGGCGGCAACGTTATGGCAACTATCTGTACGAAAGATTCAAAGTCTCAGATGGCTACGGTAAGACCGGGAGTTATGAAGAGAATTCCGCCTGATCAGTCAAGGACTGGTGAAGTCATCGAGCACAAAGTCAGACTTTGCGAGGACGATATTAACCTTGAAATTATAAAAACCGAGACGGGCGCCGGTGTCGCCAACTTTAATGTTGAGGTAATTGTCAGCGGCGGCAAAGGGATGCAAAGCAGGGACAACTACGAACGGCTTGTCGGCTCACTTTGTGATTGCCTCAGCGATAAGCTGGATACGTCGGTTGAAAGAGGCGCATCGCGTGCGGCGGTTGAGCAGGGCTTTATTGAACGCATACACCAGGTAGGGCAGACCGGCACGTCAGTCGGGCCGAAACTTTACATCGCGCTGGGAGTATCAGGCGCCATTCAGCATATGATAGGTGTTGCGAACGCAGGGACAATAATCGCCATTAACAGCGACCCGAACGCGCCGATATTTAAACAGTGCGATTACTATATGGTCGGCATCGCAGAAGATATAGTGCCGCAGTTAGTTCTGGCGTTAAAGGCCGAGTAA
- a CDS encoding corrinoid protein → MADLKALADAIIKGDQNAAVSLTKAALSEGMTAKEVLDNGLIAGMAVVGGRFKRNEVYIPEVLICARAMKSATEVLEPELAKAGVEPIAKFMIGTVVGDLHDIGKNLVTMMLKGAGFNVIDIGIDVKPEVFVEKAKACGAPLIGMSALLTTTLPALDKTLKAMKTAGIQAKFLVGGAPVTQGYADKIGADGYAPDAASAVDVAKRLLN, encoded by the coding sequence ATGGCAGATTTGAAAGCATTGGCAGACGCAATTATTAAAGGCGACCAGAACGCCGCCGTATCTCTAACCAAAGCCGCCCTAAGCGAGGGGATGACTGCTAAAGAAGTTCTCGACAACGGATTAATCGCGGGTATGGCTGTCGTCGGCGGCCGTTTCAAAAGAAACGAGGTTTACATTCCCGAAGTGCTCATTTGCGCCCGAGCTATGAAATCAGCGACGGAAGTCCTCGAGCCCGAGCTTGCAAAAGCCGGCGTCGAGCCTATCGCAAAGTTTATGATTGGAACTGTGGTCGGCGACCTGCATGACATCGGCAAAAATCTTGTCACGATGATGCTAAAGGGCGCTGGGTTTAACGTCATCGACATAGGCATCGACGTTAAACCTGAAGTGTTTGTCGAGAAAGCCAAAGCCTGCGGCGCACCGCTGATAGGTATGAGCGCGCTTTTGACAACGACACTGCCAGCCCTTGATAAGACCCTCAAGGCAATGAAAACCGCCGGTATTCAAGCCAAATTTCTTGTAGGCGGCGCTCCTGTAACACAGGGCTACGCCGACAAAATCGGCGCTGACGGCTACGCACCCGATGCTGCTTCGGCTGTCGACGTTGCCAAAAGACTCCTTAATTAA
- a CDS encoding sigma-70 family RNA polymerase sigma factor: protein MRQIKNQNLAQLLVQLHFTPQKHLRKQLESAEKLLAIIKPDKEYPFDFVCLNITGFYPKEALPEQPPIKGNELAEDLRIFITKLSSHLALAVDEQHQVVHTIEALAANLEVSTKTIHRWRKRGLVARKFVFPDGQKRLGFLQSAVDKFLNDNPDVITKAKKFQRLTEKEKQQIIKQARALAAKPSLSRYQIIDQIATKLSKAHETIRYTLSNYEKANPDNPIFSKHHEVISPAEVAEIYKLFKQGSSIKELMSRFGLSRSSVYRLINQQRAKILLARKIEFVPSDEFLDENAKEKFLAKPLGIEKPMPAKTIEPLELADKSLLPEYLKALRNTPVLNRQREVELFRRYNYLKYLASETRAGIKPTHVHSDRLGKIEHYLAEAEAIKKIIIEANLRLVVSIAGKHAAGEVNFQDLVSKGNFALIKTVEEFDYTRDVRFGKTASLNIAKEYAKVSGKSTELTREKAGSLANIQRYLKPAESDFGAVERARHNLVQVIKDELDKREQYIIINHFGLVGTLIRKNKKTLQQIGDDLGMTKERVRQLELTALQKLRNSLSIKEFELLTG, encoded by the coding sequence ATGAGACAGATAAAAAACCAAAATTTAGCGCAATTGCTTGTCCAGCTTCATTTCACACCACAAAAACACCTTCGAAAACAGCTCGAATCTGCCGAAAAACTTCTTGCCATTATCAAACCCGACAAGGAATACCCTTTCGATTTCGTATGTCTCAATATCACCGGTTTCTACCCTAAGGAAGCCCTGCCGGAACAGCCGCCCATCAAAGGCAACGAGCTTGCAGAAGACCTGAGGATTTTCATCACCAAGCTGAGCAGTCACCTGGCCCTTGCCGTCGATGAGCAGCACCAGGTCGTCCACACCATCGAGGCCCTTGCCGCCAACCTTGAGGTCTCAACAAAGACAATTCATCGCTGGCGAAAACGGGGACTGGTTGCGCGAAAATTTGTTTTCCCCGATGGCCAAAAGCGTCTCGGCTTTTTGCAGTCCGCCGTCGATAAATTCCTCAACGATAATCCCGACGTCATCACCAAAGCTAAAAAATTTCAGCGCCTGACGGAGAAAGAAAAACAACAGATTATAAAACAAGCCAGGGCGCTCGCAGCCAAGCCTTCGCTAAGCCGATACCAAATCATAGACCAAATAGCAACCAAACTCAGCAAGGCCCACGAAACCATAAGATACACCCTCTCAAATTACGAAAAGGCCAATCCCGATAACCCTATTTTCAGCAAACACCACGAAGTAATCAGCCCGGCCGAAGTTGCTGAAATTTATAAACTATTCAAACAGGGCAGTTCTATCAAAGAATTGATGAGCCGCTTCGGCCTGAGTAGAAGCTCGGTATATCGCCTTATAAACCAGCAAAGGGCAAAGATACTCCTGGCCAGGAAAATCGAATTTGTCCCCAGTGACGAGTTCCTTGATGAAAATGCCAAAGAAAAATTTCTCGCAAAGCCGCTCGGCATCGAAAAACCTATGCCTGCCAAAACCATTGAGCCGCTGGAACTGGCCGACAAGTCTCTTTTGCCTGAGTATCTCAAGGCGTTGAGAAACACTCCTGTTCTGAACCGGCAGCGCGAGGTCGAGCTGTTCCGCAGGTATAACTACCTGAAATACCTGGCTTCTGAAACAAGGGCAGGCATCAAGCCAACGCACGTTCACAGCGACCGGCTGGGGAAAATAGAACACTATCTGGCCGAGGCAGAAGCTATCAAAAAAATTATCATAGAGGCAAATCTTCGGCTGGTCGTAAGCATCGCGGGCAAACACGCCGCCGGTGAGGTCAATTTCCAAGACCTCGTGAGCAAAGGCAATTTCGCGCTTATTAAAACAGTCGAAGAATTCGACTATACAAGGGACGTTCGATTCGGAAAGACCGCCTCGCTGAACATAGCCAAAGAGTATGCGAAGGTTTCCGGCAAAAGCACCGAGCTCACGCGGGAAAAAGCAGGCTCGCTGGCGAACATTCAGCGTTACCTGAAGCCGGCTGAATCGGACTTCGGCGCCGTCGAACGGGCGAGACATAACCTGGTGCAGGTTATCAAGGATGAGCTTGACAAGCGGGAGCAGTATATAATCATAAATCACTTTGGCCTTGTCGGCACACTGATAAGAAAGAACAAAAAAACCCTGCAGCAAATCGGCGATGACCTCGGTATGACCAAGGAACGCGTCCGCCAGCTCGAATTGACTGCCCTGCAGAAATTGCGGAATTCTCTGAGCATCAAAGAATTCGAGCTGCTGACCGGCTGA
- the proC gene encoding pyrroline-5-carboxylate reductase, protein MGRIGFIGSGNMAEALIKGIITARLYKPGNIFISDIRPGRLKQLAKKYKVKQTRGNRDLVSKADIIVLSVKPQNMTDALESIKGAVSGKKLVISIAAGVKVSRIAGVLGNVAIVRAMPNTPALIGEGASALFANDKAKPMLKKAKAVFSAVGKVVVVSNESLIDAVTAVSGSGPAYYFLLMEEMIKAGGKLGLSDDIVRDLVLQTAKGAALLAIDADGRCESPAKLRQKVTSPGGTTEAALKELAKGKFGALINSAIKKARDRSRQLSR, encoded by the coding sequence ATGGGAAGAATCGGCTTTATAGGCAGCGGAAATATGGCTGAAGCCCTGATAAAGGGCATAATCACAGCGAGACTTTACAAACCAGGCAATATATTCATAAGCGACATCCGGCCGGGACGTTTGAAACAACTCGCCAAAAAATACAAAGTCAAGCAGACCAGGGGAAACCGCGACCTTGTAAGCAAAGCGGATATTATAGTCTTGAGCGTCAAGCCGCAGAATATGACTGATGCACTGGAAAGCATCAAAGGCGCGGTCAGCGGTAAGAAGTTAGTAATATCAATCGCGGCAGGGGTAAAAGTAAGCCGAATCGCAGGCGTTCTCGGTAATGTTGCGATAGTTCGCGCAATGCCGAACACGCCCGCCCTAATCGGCGAAGGAGCCAGCGCGCTATTTGCTAACGACAAAGCAAAACCGATGCTCAAAAAGGCAAAGGCAGTATTCTCAGCGGTTGGAAAAGTAGTTGTCGTTTCTAATGAAAGTCTAATCGATGCAGTAACAGCCGTAAGCGGCAGCGGGCCAGCCTATTATTTTCTTTTAATGGAAGAAATGATAAAGGCCGGCGGCAAATTAGGACTGTCGGATGATATTGTCAGGGATTTGGTTCTCCAAACCGCAAAAGGCGCTGCTTTACTTGCGATTGACGCTGACGGCAGATGCGAAAGTCCCGCGAAGCTGCGCCAGAAGGTTACCTCGCCGGGCGGCACAACCGAGGCTGCGCTAAAAGAGCTGGCGAAAGGCAAATTCGGCGCACTGATTAACTCAGCCATCAAAAAAGCCCGCGACAGAAGCCGGCAGCTTTCGCGATAG
- a CDS encoding ferredoxin — protein MKVRIEDTCTSCGLCVDTCPEVFEMGPDMAKVIVDEVPAEFEDAVQQAAEECPVEAIIVE, from the coding sequence ATGAAAGTCAGAATTGAAGATACGTGCACTTCCTGCGGATTATGCGTGGATACCTGCCCGGAGGTCTTTGAAATGGGGCCTGATATGGCAAAGGTGATTGTCGATGAGGTTCCAGCCGAATTCGAGGATGCCGTCCAGCAGGCCGCTGAAGAGTGCCCGGTCGAAGCGATTATCGTCGAATAG